A genomic window from Triticum urartu cultivar G1812 chromosome 7, Tu2.1, whole genome shotgun sequence includes:
- the LOC125518532 gene encoding galactoside 2-alpha-L-fucosyltransferase-like → MALEGGAGIGNGIIKRPPQQCSVAVETAGHRADVETEEEDEGKPWIARKWISSLAVCLVALPFLAIMVSRRDRPLPLASGWTSAATARTTYDRRESNQDGLLGGLLVPGFDEQSCISRYKSTSHLKKLARSPSTHLVKRLREQEALQRRCGPGTETYRRAAERLGPRGNGNGTTTDDDACKYLVLVPYRGLGNRILAMASAFLYAMLTDRVLLVHRGTSLPDLFCEPFQETSWLLPPDFPLGDLENLTGEVPESYRNLAREYGRAASVSDLPYVFVDLDHACTYHDKLFYCDDHREFLHRAPWLVMRTDGYFVPALFLNPAYQEELDKLFPRKDSVFYLLARYLFHPTNKVWGLITRFYDSYLKDSDERLGIQVRVFDGDTPFKHVLDQILACTSQEHLLPEVVAQDPGPPASTAGARSKAVLMTGLSSWYFENIRGRYWQSATAAGEVVSVHQPSHEEHQLTGEATHDMKALAEMYLLSMTDALVTSGWSTFGYVGHGLGGLTPWIMFKPENLTTPDPPCRRAASMEPCLHGPPFYDCRARRGADTGKLVPHVRHCEDMSWGLKLVHPE, encoded by the exons ATGGCCTTGGAGGGCGGTGCTGGCATTGGCAATGGCATAATCAAGCgaccgccgcagcaatgctcgGTCGCCGTGGAGACGGCCGGTCACCGCGCCGACGTGGagaccgaggaggaggacgaaggaAAGCCATGGATCGCGAGGAAGTGGATCTCGTCGCTTGCGGTTTGCCTCGTCGCGCTGCCCTTCCTGGCGATCATGGTTAGCCGGCGAGACAGGCCGTTGCCGCTGGCGTCCGGCTGGACATCGGCGGCGACGGCAAGGACGACGTACGACCGCCGAG AATCCAATCAGGACGGGCTCCTCGGAGGCCTGCTTGTTCCCGGGTTCGACGAACAATCGTGCATCAGCCGGTACAAGTCCACCTCCCACCTCAAGAAGCTGGCGCGCTCGCCGTCGACACACCTCGTGAAGCGGCTGcgggagcaggaggcgctgcagAGGCGGTGCGGCCCGGGCACCGAAACATACCGGCGAGCGGCGGAGCGACTGGGGCCCCGCGGAAACGGCAATGGCACAACCACGGACGACGACGCTTGCAAGTACCTCGTGCTGGTGCCGTACAGGGGCCTAGGGAACCGGATACTGGCCATGGCGTCGGCGTTCCTCTACGCCATGCTCACCGACCGCGTGCTGCTCGTCCACCGGGGCACGTCGCTGCCCGACCTCTTCTGCGAGCCGTTCCAGGAGACGTCGTGGCTGCTGCCACCGGACTTCCCGCTCGGGGACCTCGAGAACCTGACCGGCGAGGTGCCGGAGAGCTACCGGAAcctggcgcgggagtacggccgGGCCGCGTCCGTGTCCGACCTCCCGTACGTCTTCGTCGACCTCGACCACGCCTGCACCTACCACGACAAGCTCTTCTACTGCGACGACCACCGGGAGTTCCTCCACCGCGCGCCGTGGCTGGTGATGAGGACGGACGGCTACTTCGTGCCGGCGCTCTTCCTGAACCCGGCCTACCAGGAGGAGCTCGACAAGCTGTTCCCGCGGAAAGACTCGGTGTTCTACCTCCTGGCGCGCTACCTCTTCCACCCGACCAACAAAGTCTGGGGACTCATCACCAGGTTCTACGATTCGTACCTGAAAGATTCGGACGAACGGCTGGGCATCCAGGTGAGGGTGTTCGACGGCGACACGCCGTTCAAGCACGTCCTGGACCAGATCCTCGCGTGCACCTCACAGGAGCATCTGCTGCCCGAGGTGGTGGCGCAGGACCCGGGCCCGCCGGCCTCGACCGCCGGCGCGCGGTCGAAAGCCGTCCTGATGACCGGCCTGAGCTCGTGGTACTTCGAGAACATCCGGGGGAGGTACTGGCAGTCGGCGACGGCCGCCGGCGAGGTCGTCAGCGTGCACCAGCCGAGCCACGAGGAGCACCAGCTCACCGGCGAGGCCACGCACGACATGAAAGCGCTGGCCGAGATGTACCTGCTGAGCATGACCGACGCGCTCGTCACCAGCGGCTGGTCCACGTTCGGGTACGTCGGCCACGGCCTCGGCGGGCTCACCCCGTGGATCATGTTCAAGCCTGAGAACCTCACCACGCCCGACCCGCCGTGTCGCCGGGCCGCGTCCATGGAGCCGTGCTTGCACGGGCCTCCCTTTTACGACTGCAGGGCCAGGCGTGGCGCCGATACCGGGAAGCTCGTGCCCCATGTCCGGCACTGCGAAGACATGAGCTGGGGACTGAAACTTGTTCACCCGGAATAG